One region of Cyanobium sp. M30B3 genomic DNA includes:
- a CDS encoding peroxiredoxin, producing the protein MDRRRFLQAALTAAGASIPVLLASPAKAVALGGTLPDLDQPAPPFDLAGVLPPGVQGRLSLSDLRGSWLVLYFYPRDFTGGCTLEARGFQRDLQAFQTAGAAVVGVSADDPDSHASFCSEEGLAFPLLSDPGGEVSRAYGSWIAPFSQRHTFLIDPNGILRSTWLAVRPSGHSQEVLSRLHDLQLSPATQ; encoded by the coding sequence ATGGATCGACGCCGCTTCCTGCAGGCCGCGCTCACAGCGGCAGGTGCTTCTATCCCTGTGTTGCTGGCCAGTCCTGCAAAGGCCGTCGCCCTGGGGGGCACGCTGCCCGATCTCGACCAGCCCGCCCCCCCATTTGATCTGGCAGGCGTGCTGCCGCCTGGGGTCCAGGGCAGGCTCTCCCTGAGCGATCTGCGGGGCAGCTGGCTGGTGCTCTACTTCTATCCGAGGGACTTCACGGGCGGTTGCACCCTGGAAGCCCGCGGTTTTCAGCGCGACCTGCAGGCCTTCCAGACCGCAGGTGCTGCTGTGGTCGGCGTCAGTGCCGACGACCCCGATTCCCATGCCTCCTTCTGCTCGGAGGAAGGACTCGCCTTCCCCTTGCTGAGTGATCCTGGCGGCGAGGTGAGTCGCGCCTATGGCTCCTGGATTGCGCCATTCTCCCAGCGTCACACGTTCCTGATCGACCCCAACGGCATCCTGAGATCCACCTGGCTGGCGGTGCGGCCCAGTGGCCATAGCCAGGAGGTTCTCTCCAGGCTGCACGACCTGCAGCTCAGCCCAGCAACCCAGTGA
- a CDS encoding ATP-binding cassette domain-containing protein, which produces MAIVMARGLRKTFRVADKQPGFAGTMRHLLRRRWIDLEAVREVSFQIEAGEVVGFLGGNGAGKTTTLKLLSGLIHPSGGELQVAGHRPFRRQRAFLEAITLVMGQKQQLIWDLPPLDSLRVNAAVYGIDDQEARRRIGELAEMLELGEELTRPVRKLSLGQRMKAELLAALLHRPRVLFLDEPTLGLDVNAQARVRQFLADYNRRTGATVLLTSHYMADITALCPRVLLIHQGRLFYDGALAALRERLAPWREVRLELGRPIAAAELRRYGEIEQLDGAAVRLLIGRERLTASLNQLLATLPVLDLEVRDPPIEELIGRLFQQGRLDPVP; this is translated from the coding sequence ATGGCGATCGTGATGGCCAGGGGCCTGCGCAAGACCTTCCGCGTGGCGGACAAGCAGCCTGGCTTCGCCGGCACGATGCGCCACCTGCTGCGGCGGCGCTGGATCGATCTCGAGGCGGTACGGGAGGTGAGTTTCCAGATCGAAGCCGGCGAGGTGGTGGGCTTCCTGGGGGGCAACGGTGCCGGCAAGACCACCACCCTCAAGCTGCTCAGCGGGCTGATCCATCCGAGCGGCGGGGAGCTGCAGGTGGCCGGCCACCGCCCCTTCCGCCGCCAGCGGGCCTTCCTGGAGGCGATCACCCTGGTGATGGGCCAGAAACAGCAGCTGATCTGGGATCTGCCACCGCTCGACTCCCTGCGGGTGAATGCGGCCGTGTACGGCATCGACGACCAGGAGGCCCGCCGCCGCATCGGCGAACTGGCGGAGATGCTGGAACTGGGCGAGGAACTCACCCGGCCGGTGCGCAAGCTCTCCCTCGGGCAGCGGATGAAGGCCGAGCTGCTGGCGGCCCTGCTGCATCGCCCCCGGGTGCTGTTCCTCGACGAACCCACCCTGGGGCTGGATGTGAATGCCCAGGCGCGGGTGCGCCAGTTCCTGGCCGACTACAACCGCCGCACCGGTGCCACGGTGCTGCTCACCAGCCACTACATGGCCGACATCACGGCGCTCTGCCCGCGGGTGCTGCTGATCCACCAGGGCCGGCTCTTCTATGACGGCGCGCTGGCGGCCCTTCGGGAGCGGCTTGCACCCTGGCGGGAGGTGCGCCTGGAACTCGGTCGACCGATCGCAGCCGCCGAGTTGCGGCGCTACGGCGAGATCGAGCAGCTCGACGGCGCTGCGGTACGCCTGCTGATCGGTCGCGAGCGGCTGACGGCCAGCCTCAACCAGCTCCTGGCCACGTTGCCGGTTCTGGATCTGGAGGTACGCGACCCGCCGATCGAGGAGCTGATCGGCAGGCTGTTCCAGCAGGGCAGGCTCGATCCGGTGCCATGA
- the psaK gene encoding photosystem I reaction center subunit PsaK, whose product MLAPLLIQPLAMAPATITWSPKVALVMIICNVIAIAIGKATIQQPNVGLKLPNAAMFGGLSHGAMLGTLSLGHLLGMGAILGLASRGVV is encoded by the coding sequence ATGCTTGCGCCCCTTCTGATCCAGCCCCTGGCCATGGCACCCGCCACGATCACCTGGTCGCCCAAAGTGGCGCTGGTGATGATCATCTGCAATGTGATCGCCATCGCCATCGGCAAGGCCACGATCCAGCAGCCCAACGTGGGCCTGAAGCTGCCCAACGCCGCCATGTTCGGCGGCCTCAGCCACGGCGCCATGCTCGGCACCCTCAGCCTCGGTCACCTGCTCGGCATGGGCGCCATCCTCGGCCTGGCCTCCCGCGGGGTGGTCTGA
- the csaB gene encoding polysaccharide pyruvyl transferase CsaB, with translation MRPLRPSPGPGRGWRHTQRCAALAARGPAPPLAGPVAGAARGRRWPGLAGGGPAAARLPSWPGARRPAGRGLIPTPPSPKPDPLPAHPAAPPSRPCRPLLVGYYGEHNLGDDALLDVLLRQLPAQAEPIATARDQRLVARRFGVACVDRGSLPEVMAALAGSTALILGGGSLLQDSTSFRSLLYYAALILLARGLGKPVLLWAQGLGPLRRRRSRLLVRALLAQTTACSWRDPSSAALARSLGWRPRPWQSGVGSDPVWTVPPLPWHGQGGPLLLCFRPTAQLQGQAWRPWLDCIDRLAPEREVIWVPFHAGQDRGLLDQLRQQNLVPEGLSRRSRELLPQTPTEAMDLFAGSGLVLAMRLHGLILAAVSGAPVAALSYDPKVQAAASALGCPVHDLAEPLPQEHLVAAWQGCLDQPASAERLALLRQAGGLHAELFTGLLG, from the coding sequence ATGCGGCCGCTGCGGCCGTCCCCTGGGCCGGGGCGAGGATGGCGGCACACCCAGCGGTGTGCTGCGCTCGCTGCGCGGGGGCCAGCCCCGCCCCTGGCTGGCCCTGTTGCTGGTGCTGCTCGGGGTCGCCGCTGGCCTGGCCTGGCTGGCGGAGGCCCCGCAGCGGCCCGTCTCCCCTCCTGGCCGGGCGCCCGCCGTCCAGCAGGGCGAGGGCTGATCCCGACTCCCCCATCCCCCAAACCCGATCCCTTGCCCGCTCACCCAGCCGCTCCCCCCTCCCGCCCATGCCGGCCGCTGCTGGTGGGCTACTACGGCGAGCACAACCTCGGCGACGACGCCTTGCTGGACGTGCTGCTGCGCCAGCTGCCGGCGCAGGCTGAGCCGATCGCAACGGCTCGCGACCAGCGGCTGGTGGCCAGGCGATTCGGAGTGGCCTGCGTGGATCGTGGCAGCCTGCCTGAGGTGATGGCTGCCCTGGCTGGCTCCACAGCCCTGATCCTTGGCGGCGGCAGCCTGCTGCAGGACAGCACCAGTTTCCGCAGCCTGCTGTATTACGCCGCCCTGATCCTGCTGGCCCGTGGGCTGGGCAAGCCTGTGCTGCTCTGGGCCCAGGGACTGGGGCCCCTGCGCCGCCGTCGCAGCCGCCTGCTGGTGCGGGCCCTGCTGGCGCAGACCACCGCCTGCAGCTGGCGCGATCCCAGTTCGGCCGCGCTGGCTCGCAGTCTCGGCTGGAGACCCAGGCCATGGCAGTCCGGCGTGGGCAGTGATCCCGTCTGGACGGTGCCGCCCCTGCCCTGGCATGGGCAGGGGGGGCCGCTTCTTCTGTGTTTTCGCCCCACGGCCCAGCTGCAGGGCCAGGCCTGGAGGCCCTGGCTGGACTGCATCGATCGCCTGGCTCCGGAACGGGAGGTGATCTGGGTGCCGTTCCATGCCGGCCAGGATCGCGGCCTACTCGATCAGCTCCGCCAGCAGAACCTGGTTCCTGAGGGTCTCAGCCGCCGCAGCAGGGAGCTGCTGCCGCAGACGCCGACTGAGGCGATGGACCTGTTCGCCGGCAGTGGTCTGGTGCTGGCCATGCGGCTCCATGGCTTGATCCTGGCGGCGGTGAGTGGTGCGCCGGTGGCGGCCCTCAGCTACGACCCCAAAGTGCAGGCTGCGGCCAGCGCCCTGGGCTGTCCCGTGCATGACCTCGCGGAACCGCTCCCCCAGGAGCACCTGGTGGCGGCCTGGCAGGGCTGCCTGGACCAACCGGCGTCAGCCGAACGGCTGGCCCTGCTGCGCCAGGCCGGTGGCCTGCACGCAGAGCTGTTCACTGGGTTGCTGGGCTGA
- a CDS encoding ABC-2 family transporter protein, which translates to MGRYLLSLRRFWGTSLASQLEYQLNALIELVAMAANLVGSVLVLWLFYRQGVALGGWSWNAALVVLGAYTCLNGFTSTVLQPNLSRIVTHVQEGTLDFVLLKPIDSQFWLSLRSFSPAGLPEVALGLGLMLWAARADQAGLQLPQVLAASVVMLAAAATLYALWFVIATTAIWFVKTWNATEVLRAALSAGRYPVSAFPATVRLLFTLVLPVAFLTTVPAETLLGRGSTSWILASLGVAAAALVISRAFWRLALRYYTSASS; encoded by the coding sequence ATGGGGCGCTATCTGCTCAGCCTGCGGCGGTTCTGGGGCACCTCCCTGGCCAGCCAGCTGGAGTATCAGCTCAACGCCCTGATCGAGCTGGTGGCGATGGCGGCCAACCTGGTGGGCAGTGTGCTCGTGTTGTGGCTGTTCTATCGCCAGGGGGTGGCCCTGGGAGGCTGGAGCTGGAACGCCGCCCTGGTGGTGCTGGGGGCCTACACCTGTCTGAACGGCTTCACCAGCACCGTGCTGCAGCCCAATCTCAGCCGCATCGTCACCCACGTGCAGGAGGGCACCCTCGACTTCGTGCTGCTCAAGCCGATCGACAGTCAGTTCTGGCTGTCGCTGCGCAGCTTCAGCCCGGCGGGTCTGCCTGAGGTGGCGCTGGGTCTGGGGCTGATGCTCTGGGCCGCCCGGGCCGATCAGGCAGGCCTTCAGCTCCCCCAGGTGCTGGCCGCGTCGGTGGTGATGCTCGCCGCCGCGGCCACCCTCTATGCCCTCTGGTTCGTGATCGCCACCACGGCCATCTGGTTCGTGAAAACCTGGAACGCCACCGAGGTGCTGCGGGCCGCCCTGAGTGCCGGCCGCTACCCGGTGAGCGCCTTCCCGGCCACGGTGCGGCTGCTGTTCACCCTGGTGCTGCCCGTGGCCTTTCTCACCACCGTGCCCGCGGAAACCCTCCTGGGCCGGGGCAGCACCAGCTGGATCCTGGCCAGCCTGGGCGTGGCGGCCGCCGCCCTGGTGATCAGCCGAGCCTTCTGGCGGCTCGCGCTGCGCTATTACACCTCAGCGTCGAGCTGA
- the rpmB gene encoding 50S ribosomal protein L28 has protein sequence MSRVCQLTGKRANNGMAVSHSHVRTKKLQQVNLQERRLWWAEGNRFVKLRVSTRALKTIQKKGLGAYARELGINLARI, from the coding sequence ATGTCCCGGGTCTGCCAGCTCACCGGCAAGCGCGCCAACAACGGCATGGCCGTGTCCCACTCCCACGTGCGCACCAAGAAGCTGCAGCAGGTGAATCTCCAGGAGCGCCGCCTGTGGTGGGCCGAGGGCAACCGCTTCGTGAAACTGCGGGTCTCCACCCGTGCCCTCAAGACCATCCAGAAGAAGGGCCTCGGTGCCTATGCCCGGGAACTGGGCATCAACCTCGCCCGAATCTGA
- a CDS encoding response regulator transcription factor, giving the protein MFQELLVAMLRGHPGLADVSTASTASEGIDCCSRIRPDLLILDIALPDAEGLTVAKALQVLNPAAKVIVLSSHASTFLRPPELRNTICAVIDKARAFDDLLQEIVAITGCEPLERPEDELPLDALKQLTQRERQVLDRLGRGRSNKDMALDLDLSVRTVESHRRNIAIKLGCSGARLIRIATLLQQRSDW; this is encoded by the coding sequence ATGTTCCAGGAGCTGCTGGTCGCCATGTTGCGCGGCCACCCGGGCCTGGCGGACGTCAGCACGGCCTCAACGGCGTCTGAAGGCATCGACTGCTGCTCCAGGATTCGCCCCGACCTGCTCATCCTCGACATCGCCCTCCCCGACGCCGAGGGGCTCACTGTGGCCAAGGCACTGCAGGTGCTCAACCCGGCGGCCAAGGTGATCGTGCTCTCCAGCCACGCCAGCACCTTCCTGAGGCCTCCCGAGCTGAGGAACACGATCTGCGCGGTGATCGACAAGGCCCGGGCCTTCGACGACCTGCTCCAGGAAATCGTGGCCATCACCGGCTGTGAGCCGCTCGAGCGCCCGGAGGACGAACTTCCCCTGGACGCGCTCAAGCAGCTCACCCAGAGGGAACGGCAGGTGCTGGACCGTCTTGGGCGAGGCCGGAGCAACAAGGACATGGCGCTCGACCTGGACCTGTCCGTGCGCACGGTGGAGTCCCATCGGCGCAACATCGCCATCAAGCTGGGCTGCAGCGGTGCCCGCCTGATCCGCATCGCCACCCTGTTGCAGCAGCGTTCCGACTGGTGA
- a CDS encoding DUF2499 domain-containing protein yields the protein MHALSLPTWWIHITSVLEWMVAMLAVQQLGRRRAEPAWNWLALAMLPALVSAMCACTWHLYDNPPGLYGLVVLQAGLTAIGNLALALACLLLVRRQAGIAHPDESAGDG from the coding sequence ATGCATGCCCTCTCCCTGCCCACCTGGTGGATCCACATCACCTCGGTGCTGGAGTGGATGGTGGCGATGCTGGCGGTGCAGCAGCTGGGCCGCCGGCGAGCTGAACCGGCCTGGAACTGGCTGGCCCTGGCCATGCTGCCCGCCCTGGTGAGCGCCATGTGCGCCTGCACCTGGCACCTCTACGACAATCCCCCGGGCCTCTACGGCCTGGTGGTGCTGCAGGCGGGACTCACCGCCATCGGCAACCTGGCGCTGGCCCTGGCCTGTCTGCTGCTGGTCCGGCGCCAGGCCGGCATCGCCCACCCGGACGAGAGCGCCGGCGATGGCTGA
- a CDS encoding DUF3593 domain-containing protein, with amino-acid sequence MAETLGPGVLELLQWLGTIDPGPLFVLSLLPYLAFLWLARRVQGFPPLALRGFQLTLVFVAVTIAASIVALQTTGRQLADVDPLHGGAEAFLTLANLLVAVGFTQAARR; translated from the coding sequence ATGGCTGAGACCCTCGGCCCCGGCGTACTGGAGCTGCTGCAATGGCTGGGGACCATCGACCCGGGGCCCCTGTTCGTGCTGTCGCTGCTGCCCTATCTGGCCTTCCTGTGGCTGGCCCGGCGGGTGCAGGGGTTCCCGCCCCTGGCCCTGCGGGGTTTCCAGCTCACCCTGGTGTTCGTGGCGGTGACGATCGCCGCCTCGATCGTGGCCCTGCAGACCACGGGCCGGCAGCTGGCGGATGTCGACCCCCTGCACGGCGGCGCCGAGGCCTTCCTCACCCTGGCCAACCTGCTGGTGGCGGTGGGCTTCACGCAGGCCGCCCGGCGCTGA
- a CDS encoding ABC-2 family transporter protein → MAEYRAEILLWALSGVLPFIMLAVWSAADGPGLGLDPAALGRYFLSAFVVRQFTVVWVVWQFEEDTIQGRLSPYLLQPLHPFWRYVAAHQAEQATRLPFVLLIVSGFFLLQPASFAWPGPGRLLLGLLAVGLAFALNFLLQSLIACLCFWSERATALERLIMIPYLFLSGLVAPLQAFPPGLRQLALHTPFPYLIAFPAELLAGESVAAAGPFSPLAGFLTMLLWLAVLLPLLLLLWRAGVRRYGAMGA, encoded by the coding sequence ATGGCCGAATACCGGGCGGAGATCCTGCTCTGGGCCCTGTCCGGCGTGCTGCCCTTCATCATGCTGGCGGTGTGGAGCGCCGCCGATGGGCCCGGCCTGGGCCTGGATCCAGCCGCCCTCGGCCGCTATTTCCTCAGCGCCTTTGTGGTGCGCCAGTTCACGGTGGTGTGGGTGGTGTGGCAGTTCGAGGAGGACACCATCCAGGGCCGGCTCTCGCCCTATCTGCTCCAACCCCTGCACCCGTTCTGGCGCTACGTGGCGGCCCACCAGGCGGAACAGGCCACCCGTCTGCCCTTCGTGCTGCTGATTGTGAGTGGCTTCTTCCTGTTGCAGCCGGCCAGCTTCGCCTGGCCCGGCCCGGGACGCCTGCTGCTGGGCCTCCTGGCGGTGGGCCTGGCCTTTGCCCTCAATTTTCTGCTGCAGAGCCTGATTGCATGCCTCTGCTTCTGGAGTGAGCGGGCCACGGCGCTGGAGCGCCTGATCATGATCCCCTACCTGTTTCTCTCCGGGCTGGTGGCGCCCCTGCAGGCCTTCCCCCCTGGGCTGCGCCAGCTGGCCCTGCACACCCCCTTTCCCTACCTGATCGCCTTCCCGGCCGAATTGCTGGCGGGGGAATCGGTGGCCGCCGCCGGTCCGTTCAGTCCCCTGGCCGGCTTTCTCACCATGCTGCTCTGGCTGGCCGTGCTGTTGCCGCTGCTGCTGCTGCTCTGGCGGGCCGGCGTGCGTCGCTACGGCGCGATGGGAGCCTAG